The Alistipes sp. ZOR0009 sequence TTACCGATACGCTTTTACATAGCGTATCGGTAAAATCTTATAGAAATGGTTAGTTGGATTGCTGAAAACTATGTGGAAGTTGTTGGTGCAGCCTTGGGGCTCATTTTTCTTTATCTGGAGATAAAGGAAAAGGTGTGGCTTTGGCCAGTGGGGTTGCTTTCGTCTATTTTTTATGTGGTAATCTTCTTCGAGGCAAAGTTTTATGCTGATATGGGATTACAGGTGTACTACGTTGTTATTAGTATTTATGGTTGGTATCGGTGGTGGCGAGGAGCTGGAGGTCATTCTCATAATAACCTGCCAATAGTTAATCTGAAATTTGGACTTGGGGTTAAGCTATTAGCCATAAACACCGCTTTATTCTTCGGAATTGCAGAAATCCTTAGGCGATTTACCGATTCTCCAATTCCCTATTGGGATGCGTTTACTACCTCTTTAAGCATTATTGCAACTTGGATGCTGGCAAAAAAAATCATTGAGCAGTGGTGGATTTGGGTAATTGCTAACTTTGTCTCGACGTGCTTATTTGTATGGAGGGGCTTATACCCATCGGTGGTGCTTTTCTTCTTTTACACGGTTATGGCGTTTGTAGGCTACTACTCGTGGCGTAAAACGTTACGCGTACAAAAAAAAGATGCTGAACAATGTTAAATTCTGATGTTACGGTGATTTTGGCCGATGGTGAGTTTCCTTCTCATCCAACGGCGCTTAATATTCTTCGCTTTTGTAGCAGAGTTATTTGCTGCGACGGGGCGGCTGCAAAGCTTGTTGCTAGCGGCATTCGGAACCCAGACTTTGTGGTTGGCGATTTAGATTCGATTGATCAAAACTTGGTTGAGGAGTTGAATGGTAAGGTTGTCCATTTTGAGACACAAGACACCAACGACCTAACGAAAGCGTTTGAATTTGCAATTGATAGCGGATATCAGGATATCGTTATTCTTGGAGCAACGGGATTGAGGGAAGATCATACCTTAGGCAATATCTCTTTGCTGATGAATTATGCTGAAAGGGCGAACGTTCGGATGTATACCAACTATGGTTTTTTTGTTGCGTTACGTAGTTCTTCTCGGATAGAAAGTGAAAAAGGACAGCAGGTGTCTGTGTTTTCGTTTACCCCCGATGTGCCAATATCCTATCAAGGGCTGAAATGGGATATTACCAATCGTCCGTTAAAAATGTGGTGGGAGGGTACTTTAAATGAATCTCTCGGCGACTATTTTACCATCGAGTTCGAAAATGCAAAGGTGGTTGTTTATCTTGCCTACATGGATGTGAAAAAATAAAGGATGAAGTTCTCTCCATCCTTTATGCTATTTGAAAGGTTGTGCTTGCGTTACGCCACTTCTGTATTGTAGCTTAAAATAAGCTTCGAATGGCGAGCGTACTCAACGTAAACTTTGTCGCCAGGATTAAATTCGTCCCAAGAACCGGTACTTAATAGTTGGAAACTGTGGTTGTTGAAAATTTTTGTTCCGTTAATTTCCATCACCAAGTTTTTCTTTTTGTTTAGCGATACTTTCTCTTTGATTATTGCAGTCCCAACTACCTTTATCCGCTCCTTCAAATCCCTCAATATTCCTACAAACTTGTAGGTAAATAGTATTGCCCATCCTATAAAGTTAATAGGCATTCCAAGTACAATTCCGCTCACACCAAAGGTGGTGTAGGATAAAACTAAAATTAAGGCGGCAGTTGAACCTGCATAAATCCAATACCGCTTAGTTAAACCTTTAATGTACCCACGGAGGATCTGTACTTCGCGCCCCGTTAGGCTGTCAAAGTTGTAAATAAGCATATAGATTAAAAGTTACAGGTGAAAAATTCTAATTCCAACGCGCTAAAAATATGAATTATTGTCAATAATCCGTTGCGTAATGACATTATTTATCTCTTTTTTTGAGATTGGAGTGGAGATTGGGTTCGTTTTCCATATTTATGGGGAATAAGCGTAAAATGTTAATTGAACTACTTACCTTTGCCCATTATTTACTTGCAAAGATTACTTAGCAAACCCAAAGTTTATGTCTGTAGAAAGCAACGTAAGGGTGGTTACCACTCATCGCCTTGCCGAAATGAAGGCAAAAGGCGAAAAGATCGCAATGTTAACCGCATACGATTACTCTATGGCTCGCATTCTTGATGCAGCAGGTATCGATGTGCTTTTAGTTGGAGATTCTGCGTCAAACGTAATGGCTGGGCACAAGTCTACGTTGCCAATTACGCTTGATCAAATGATATACCATGCGCAGTCGGTTGTTCGCGCCGTAAAGCGTGCCCTCGTAGTTGTCGACCTTCCATTTGGAACGTATCAAGGTAACTCAAAAGAGGCATTGGCGTCGGCCATTCGAATAATGAAGGAGAGCGAGGCTGATGCAGTAAAGCTTGAAGGCGGGGCTGAAGTTATAGAATCTGTACAGCGTATTCTATCTGCAGGGATTCCTGTGATGGGGCACTTGGGGCTTACACCTCAGTCTATTCATAAGTTTGGGACTTATACCGTTCGAGCTAAAGAGCAAGCAGAAGCAGAGAAGTTAGTGCAAGACGCACATCTACTAGAGGTGGCAGGCTGTTTTGCGGTTGTTCTCGAAAAGATTCCGGCTTCGTTGGGAACCAGAGTTGCCAGCGAGCTCAAAATTCCAATTATAGGAATTGGAGCCGGGAACGGTGTCGATGGGCAGGTGCTTGTTTCTCATGATATGATGGGAATAACGCATGAGTTCTCACCTCGTTTCCTTCGTCGCTACCTTAATTTGTACGACGAAATGAAGGAGGCCGTGGAGATGTACGTAAAAGATGTAAAAAGTTCAGATTTCCCTAACGATAAGGAGCAATATTAGCCAATGGCTTTCAATCCAAATAACATAATCTACGAGGACAATCATATCCTTGCTTACAATAAGCAGGTCGGAGATATCGTTCAGGGCGATAAAACAGGAGACCAGCCTTTGTCCGAAATTATTAAGGTATTTATAAAGGAGCGCGACGCTAAGCCTGGTAATGTTTTTTTGGGAGTTACCCATCGAATTGATAGGCCAACAACAGGTGTCGTTATTTTTGCCAAAACAAGTAAGGCTCTGGAGCGTATGAATGCGCTTTTTCGCGACGGCGGAGTTGCTAAAACGTATTGGGCAATTGTGAAAAGCAGGCCTGAAAAGAATGAGGATTTGCTGGTTAACTATCTTGTTCGCAACGAAAAACAGAATAAAAGTTATGCTTATGATGAGCCTAAAAAGGATTCGAAGGAGGCAAAACTTAGGTATAAGGTTGTTGCTCAAAGCGATAACTACTCATTGCTCGAAGTGGCACTAATGACAGGGCGGCATCATCAGATTCGCACTCAGCTATCTAAGATTGGGTCGCCAATAAAAGGTGACCTAAAATATGGGTTTTCACGCTCAAATCCTGATGGAGGCATCTGCTTGCATGCTCGTAAGGTGGAGTTTGTGCATCCAGTAAAAAAGGAACGACTGGTTATTGAAGCCCCAGTTCCAGATGATGCATTGTGGAAGTATTTTGAAAAAATACTATGGAAGGAAGGGTAGCCCAACGGGGTTACCCTTTTTTCGTACGAATTGGTGTTTTTTCTTTCTAATAAATTTTGATAGGGATACATTGTTGAAAACAATGCAAAGCTGATGTTTTGTTGCTTTTTTTTATGTTAATAAATACATGTTCCTAGCGTTAAGTGTTTATTGCAAACTTTATGGGCTAATATCAATGTATTCAGATGTCTATTTTGTATTTGTTTCAGGAAGAGCATGTGCATATTTTTTGATTATGGCACGAAATGTGTAAACAAAAAGCATAACCTGTTTTAATTAACCTTAGTTGCTGAGAAAGGCGTTGCAGTGATGCAGTAGCCTTTTTCTTTTATATAACCTTTCTATCTGTCTATTTTGATTTTCATGCATCCTTCCTTTTAAACCTTAGTTTTTTCTGGGGGTGTTAGTCTAACTTTAATTTTTTTATAAATTTGACCTGAATAAGCTATTGATTGTAGCTTTTTTAAAAGTCATATATATGAAACTGTTAGTAAAGAATATAAAGAAGCTTGTACAGGTTGAGGATTTACCTAAACGTTGGGTGGCAGGCAAGGATATGCAAACACTTCCATGTGTTGATAATGCCTATCTTCTTATTAGAGATGGCTTAATTGCGGATTTTGGACCAATGGAGTTTTGTCCAACAGGTACAGATGCAGAAGAAGTTGATGCTACCGGGCGTATGGTTTTTCCATCATTTTGCGATTCGCATACCCATATAATATATGCCGGAAGCCGAGAAATTGAGTATATAGATAAGATAAGAGGTCTTTCTTACGAAGAAATTGCGAAGCGTGGAGGCGGTATTTTAAACTCGGCTCAACGACTTCGTGAAGCTTCGGAAGATGAACTTTTTGAAGCAGCAATGGAGCGCGTTAATGAGATTATATCGTTGGGAACTGGTGCTGTCGAGATTAAAAGCGGTTATGGCTTAAGTACGGATTCCGAACTAAAAATGCTTCGAGTGGCTCAACGTATAAAAAGAGAATCGCCTATTACTGTTAAAACAACTTTTTTAGGGGCACATGCTGTGCCTGCAGAGTATAAAGGCCGCCAGTCTGAGTATGTTGATTTAATTATTAACGAAATGATACCTGCTGTTGCTGCAGAGAACTTGGCCGATTTTATTGATGTTTTCTGTGATAAAGGCTTTTTTACCGTAGAAGAAACGGAAAGGATGATGGAGGCGGGTGCTAAATATGGTATGCGCCCTAAAATTCATGCCAATGAGCTGGCTCTTTCTGGTGGTATTCAGGCAGGAGTAAGGTATTCTGCTCTTTCTGTAGATCATTTAGAGTTCACAGAAAAAGATGAAATGGAATCGCTGCTTAGCTCAACGACCATGCCAACGGTGCTGCCAGGCGCTGCATTTTTCTTAGAGATGGAGTATCCGCCTGTAAGAAAAATGATGGAGGCAGGATTACCCGTAGCTCTGGCTTCTGACTATAATCCAGGCTCATCCCCATCTGGTGATATGAAATTTATTTTGAGTTTGGCCTGCGTAAAAATGAAAATGCTTCCCGAAGAGGCAATTAATGCAGCAACAATAAACTCTGCATATGCTATGGGGCTAAGCGAAACCCATGGTTCTATTTCTAGAGGAAAAATTGCAAACTTTTTTATTACAAAGCCAATTCCTTCGTACGAATATATGCCATATGCTTACACGCAAAAGTTGGTGGATGAGGTATATTTGCATGGCGAAAAAGTATGTAATAAGTAAATCTTTTTATTATGAGAGTTAAATTGATTGTTTGGGTGTTGTTGTTCGCGATGACGGGTACTGCTCATGGGCAGCTGTTGAAGAAGTTGAAAAAAACAGCAAAAACCATAACATCAACTACTGCTAATGGGTCCTCTTCTGCTCTTTCCAATGCCGATTATGTAAAAGGGTTGAAGGAGGCCTTGAATATTGCTGCGAATAATTCTGCGGTTACCGCATCGACCATTGATGGATTTAATAAAAATGTGGATATAAGAATTCCTTTTCCTCAAGATGCAATTGTTGTGAAAAACTATGCAGTTAAGATGGGGCTAAAGCCTCAGGTTGATGTTTTTGAGGAAAAGTTAAATAGGGCGGCAGAACTTGCAGCAAAAAAGGCTGCTCCGATTTTCTTAAGTGCAATTCAGAGTATGAGTATCACTGATGCTACTGGTATTGCAATGGGAGAGAAAAATGCTGCAACGCAGTATTTGAGGAAGACATCGGGCGTCGAGCTAAGTAATCAGTTTAAGCCAATTGTTGCAGAGGCATTGGCTAGCGTTTCAATTGCAAAATATTGGAAACCTTTGGCTGACTCCTATAATAAGGTATCTCTTTTTATAGGGAAAGAGCAGGTTAATGCTAACTTGGAGGAGTATGTCACTAGCAAGGCGGTAGATGGACTGTTTCTTCTTGTAGAAAAGGAGGAGGCTAATATAAGGAAGGAGCCAGTTAAGTATGGTTCCGATTTGCTAAAAAAAATATTTACAACAAAATAAAACCCAAGACCTATCAATTATGGAACAAAGGTTAATAGAATGCGTTCCCAACTTCTCAGAAGGGAATGATATGGCTATAATTAAGCAGATTACTGATCAAATCGAATCTGTTGATGGCGTTAAATTGTTGGACGTAGATCCAGGAAAAGCAACTAACCGTACGGTAGTTACCTTTGTTGGAACTCCAGAAGAGGTTTGCGAGGCAGCTTTTCGTGCCACCAAAAAGGCGAAAGAACTTATTGATATGAGCAAGCATCATGGTGCTCACCCTCGTTTTGGTGCTACGGATGTACTGCCACTAATTCCGGTTGCAAACATTACAATGGAAGAGGTCGTTGCTTATGCTCATAAGTTGGCTAAGCGTATTGGAGACGAACTTGATTACCCCGTTTATTGTTACGAAAATGCAGCGTTTGATGAAAAACGTCGTAATCTGGCGTATTGTCGTAGTGGAGAGTATGAAGCGCTTCCTGAAAAATTGACAAAACCAGAATGGAAACCCGATTTTGGTCCTGCTAAGTTTGTTGCTGAAACTGGTGCGATTGCAGTTGGTGCTCGTAACTTCTTGATTGCTGTAAATTTCAACTTAAATACGACATCTACACGTCGCGCAAATGCGGTCGCTTTTGATGTGCGTGAAAAGGGGCGTCCTGTAAGAGAAGGGAACCCTGTTACAGGTAAGAAAAAGTTAGATGAGAATGGAAAAGAAATATGGACCCCAGGTACTCTAAAAGGAACCAAGGCTATTGGTTGGTTTATCGACGAGTATGGAGTTGCTCAGGTTTCAATGAATATTACAGACATTAACCAAACGCCTTTACATGTTGCTTTCGAAGAAGTTAAAAGGAAAGCAGATGCACGTGGTTTGAGGGTTACTGGAACTGAAATTGTTGGTCTAGTTCCTGCTAGCGTGATTATGGATGCTGGGAAATACTTTCTTGCTAAGCAGCAACGCTCTGCTGGTATTGCAGATGAAGAGATAATAAAGATTGCCATAAAATCGATGGGGCTTGATGAACTTTATCCTTTTGAACCTAACAAAAAAATTGTAGAGGAAATGATAAAGGATGAAAAGAAGCAGCTAATTGATCTAACAGTGACAGGCTTTGCGATCGAGACTGCTTCTGAATCGCCTGCACCTGGTGGCGGATCTATTGCGGCTTACATGGGGGCTCTAGGTGCAGCATTAGGAACTATGGTTGCCAACCTTTCTGCTCACAAACCAGGCTGGGACGACCGATGGGAGGAATACTCAAAGGTAGCAGAGCAGGGGAAATCCTATATGGATCAACTTTTAAGGATGGTTGATGAAGACACCAACGCATTCAACAAAATTATGGATGCTCTGTCTTTGCCCAAGAAGACTGATGAGGAAAAAAATGCAAGAAAGAAGGCTATCCAAGATGCCACAAGGTATGCGACAGAAGTGCCCTATAAGACGATGCTACTTTGCTATGATTCTATGCAGGTTATGTTAGAAATGGCAAAAAAAGGAAATCCAAATTCGGTTTCAGACGCAGGAGTTGGAGCATTAGCCGCTCGTAGCGGAGTATATGGTGCTTATCTTAACGTTTGTATTAATGCCAAAGGTTTGGAAGATCAAAAGTTCGCTAGCGAAATTCTTGAAAATGCCAATGGTTTACTAACAAAAACGATTTGTCTAGAACAAGAGATCCTTCGGATTGTAATGGAAATAATCAATAAGTAGTATAATCAATAAAGTTGAAAAGGCTTTACCAGTTCGGTAAAGCCTTTTTTGCGTTTTGTAATTAGGAAATGTGTTAAAAATGGCACTGCCTGAAAAAATAATAATTTAATATTTGTTTTTAAAAATAAATTAAATGTACATTGCAACTGTTAAACTAATTTTCTAATGTATGAAACGAATAAAGCTGCTATTGCTGTCGGCTTTCGTTTGTCTTGGGCTATCCAATGCTTTGGCCCAAACGAAAGTTGCAGGACTGGTTACAAGTTCTGAAGATGGTCAACCAATTCCAGGTGTGACTATAATCGTAAAAGGTATTTCAGGTGTTGGTACTACCACTAATATTGATGGTAAGTACTCCATTAGTGTTCCTGCTTCAGGAAAAACTCTTGTGTTTAGTTATATAGGCTTTGTAACACAGGAGATTGCTTTACAAGGGAAAACAGCTGTAAATGTTGTTTTAATTCCAGATTCAAAAAAATTGGATGAGGTTGTTGTAACCGCAATGGGGATTAAAATGAGTAAAGATAAGACTGGAACTTCTGTTACTTCTGTAAAATCAGACAAATTGGATAGAACGGGCGAAACGGGAGTAATTCAAAGTCTTTCTGGTAAATCTTCAGGGTTGCAAATTGTTCGCAGTTCTGGAGAACCTGGTGCTGGTGCTTACATGCAAATCAGAGGGCAAAATACAATTACAGGGAATATACAGCCTTTAGTGATTGTTGATGGAGTACCTGTTACTTCAGGAGAACAAGGCGGAGGTGCTATAGATGGAGTTACTCAGCAATCGAGGCTAAATGATATAAATGCAAATGATATTGAATCAGTAGAAGTGCTAAAAGGGGCTTCGGCTGCCGCTGTTTGGGGAACAAGAGCGGCAAATGGAGTTATCATCATAACTACTAAGAGTGGTAAAAGCCAAAAATCGAAACCAGTCGTAGATTTTTACGCCAGTCTAACGCTTGATAAGATCAATGTTGAATGGGATAAGCAGGATAAGTTTGGTCAAGGGAAAGATGGAAAATGGAATCCTTCAAAAGGTGAGAGTTGGGGTGATAAAATTGCTGCACGAGCAGGAGGAGAAGATATCGTAAATAAAACAGGAGAGTATTTTTTGACACCTGATGGAACTAAAATTTATCCGATTGTTACAAAACAATCAAAAAATACTTACAACAATGTAAATAGAGATCAGGTTTTTCAGAATGGTATTGCAAAAGAATTTGGGGCTTCTGTTTCTATGGGAGATGAAACTGGCTCTGCATTTATTAGTATCGCCAATTTAAATCAGGAAGGTGTTATAAAGTCTTCAGATTATGACAGAACAAATGTTCGTTTTAACTTAAAGAAGAATTTGAGTAGCACAATAAAGGCAAAATTAAATACCTATTATACAAAGGTAAAGAGTAATCGAATACAAAAAGGTTCAAACCCAGATGGGCTATATCTTGGATACTTACGCACGTCTCCTGATTTTGATAATACCTATTATAAAGGAACGTATGTGAATAGTAATGGATTATTGTTTCTAAATAGTCAGCGTTCCTATCGAAATTATCTGGGATCAGCGGCTCCTGCATACAATAATCCAGGTTGGACAATTAATGAACAGTTGAATAATTCAACAGTTGATCGATTTTTAATTAACCCAGAATTGAATATAGATATTTTTAAAAATTTAACATTAACCGCAAGGTATGGGCTTGATATATCTTTAGATAAGCGTGAAACTTTTTTCCCAAAGAACTCGGCCTCTGAACGTCAGTCTGGGTATTATTCTGAAGACCATTTATTTACAAAGGAACAGACTGCGGAGGTTTTTTTGAGAGGGTTTAGGCAGTTCTCTAAAGACTTTGCTTTGACGACAATTTTGGGAGGACAGTTGAATGATAGATACTACAATACAATAACTGGTGAATATTCAAATTATATAAACTACTTAGATCCTAGAAAATTTATTTATGATCAAGCAACAAGTGACTCGAAAAATCCATATAACTATTTATCTCACAAAAAAATGTTAGGGGGATATTTGGTTATAAATGCAGATATATTCGATCAAGTATTTGCGGAGTTTACAACTAGGATTGAGAGATCTAACTCTTACGATGGAACTTTATTTTATCCATCAGGATCTTTAGCATGGCAATTCACCAAATTTACAGGTACTAATAAGGTGCTTTCATTTGGGAAATTGAGGGTGTCCTATGGAACTGTTGGTATTGAACCTCCTTTATATATAACATCTGACGATTATTTGGCCGGTTATGTAGAATCTGGATGGGGTGAAAAGTTGAACTCGACATATTTTGGAGGACACTTTAGAAGAAGTGGTGTCAGAGGTAATCCTAATATTAAGCCAGAAAAAAAGCAAGAAGTTGAATTCGGGACTGATTTAAGATTTTTGAATGATCGCATTTCTTTAAGTGGTTCGCTTTATTTCAATAAGACAACGGATGTAATATTTTCTATAGACAAACCAGCTTCTAGTGGTTATAGTAGTGTAATTTCTAATGCAGGGGAGATTACCAATAAGGGGATAGAGTTGGATATAAATGGAGATCTTCTTAAAACTAATGATTTAACATTAAACATAATGGCTAACTGGTCCACCAACAAAAATAAAGTTAAGTTGGCAGGAGGTGTTCAATCTGTTTTCTTGGATGGATTTACAGGAACTTCTTCTAGGGCAGTAGATGGAGAGCCATTAGGAACTTTGTGGGGCGGAAAATGGGCTAGAAATGACAATGGAAGTTTAAAGTTGGATTCTAAAGGTTTCCCATATGCTGCAGAGAAGGAAGGAATACTTGGCGATCCTAATCCTGATTGGAGAGGTGGCATTGGCGCAAGATTAAACTACAAGGGGTTAACTTTTAGTTTCTTATTTGAGCGGTCTCAAGGCGGAGATATGTGGGCTGGAACTTATGGCGTGTTGAATCACTTTGGGATAAACCCAGAAACCGCAAATGAGGTTACTTTGAGCAAGGATGTTGTTAATGCAATTGGTAATGTAGTGCCGAAAGGAAGTACTGTTCGTGGTAACTTAGTCAATTTTGGAGCAGGCGAAGTTCTTTTGGATCAAAATTGGTATCAGACAAACGGAGGTGGTTTTGGGCCTGTTGCTGAACAATTTGTTGTTGATGCAACATGGACTCGTTTGCGAGAAGTTAGCCTCTCCTATGCACTGCCATCTAAGTTGCTTAGTAAAATAAAGGTAAGGAGTGTAGAGTTAGGAGTTGTAGGACGTAACTTGTTCTTATGGACAGATTTTAAAGGTGTTGACCCTGAAACTAATTTAACAGGTACAACAAACGGACGTGGGCTTGATTATTTTAACAATCCAGGCACTAAAGCTTTCGTATTTTCTGTAAAACTTGGTTTTTAATGTAAAAAGCGATAAAAATGAAGAAGATATTAATTTATACTTTGGCCATACTATCCTTAGCAGTAGTCAACCAATCATGTAGTTATGTCGATCTTGAGACCGAAGATCCTAATAACTTTACCGACGCGCCTTCTGAATTAATGATAAATCAACCATTACTGTCCTTATGTTTGGTTCAGGAGGGTGACTTGGCTCGAATTACAGGTATTTTTTCTAATCAGTTTACAGGTGCTGATCGTCAATATTTATCATTGAATCAGTATATAACGACTACTGGTGATTATGACAATATTTGGGCAACTCTTTATGTGGATGGTGTTGCTCAATGTAAAATCATAGAGCAAAAGGCTGCCACTCTAAATTTAAAGAAACTTCAAGGGGTCGCAAAAATTGTTCGTGCATATTTAATTGGAACAGCGGCGGATTTGTGGGGAGATGTTCCTTATACCGAGGCCGCAAATGATTTGAAATATCCAATGCCAAAATACGATAATCAGGTTAGTGTGTATGATTCCGTGCAAGTCCTTTTGGATAAAGCAATTGATTTGTATAAAGTTGGTGCAGACAGTGACAATGGGAAGGTTTACGGTAATTTAACTTTGGATGAGTCAGTGTTGAAGCAGTTCGATTGGCTAAATGTTGCTTATAGTTTAAAGGCTCGTTACTTTTTGCATGCCAAAAACTATCAAAAAGCATTAGATAATGCATTGAAAGGAATTGGAAAACCAGAGCAAAGTTGGATTTTTAATCATGACGATAAAGGCAACTATTCTGATGGCAAATTTAACTTGTTTTATAGCTTTTTGGAATGGAATAGAGGCGGTTATTTAAATGCTGATGATGCCTACCTTCCTCGTATTTTGGATTCAGGAGAGAGTACTTATAGAGGAAATGCTAAGACTAATGAGGCTGCTAGATTTAAGTATTATTTTCTAAGCGGAGGTGATGCTGTTTATGCAAGTCTCTATGATCCAAATATGTCGGATGGGATATTTGCGGTTAATTCTGGCTATACCCTTTTAAGTTATGCAGAAACTCGTTTAATTGAGGCAGAATGCTATTTGCGTATAGCAGTTCCTAATAAGCAGGCTGCTCTAAATGCTCTTAATCAGGTGAGACAAGCACTTAATACTTATTATGGAGGTAATTTTTATCAAGATTATGTTGATTCCGATTTTTTAACTAATAGTGATTTGTTAAAGGAGATCCTTTTGGAGAAATATATATCATTATTTGGACAAATAGAGGTTTACAATGATTTGCGACGTTCTAATAATTTAATAGGAGTTCCATTAAAAAAGGGAGCCGTTTTAAATAAAATTCCAGAGAGATTGTTGTATCCTCAAACAGAAGTGGGGGCTAATAAAAATATGCCTGCAATACAAAGTATTGATAAACCAACAAGGGTTAATGGTGGAAATAGTTAGTATTTAGGTTTGTATAGCAGTTTGTTAGAGAGGGGGAGGTCGAGAGGCCTGCCCCTCTTGTTTACTAATAGCCAACAAAAAAGGTGAACCTAAAGTGTTCACCTTTTTTGTTGATATCCTTTAATTATTTGTCTAAATCTTCAAAATTAAGGATTGGTGTGAGGTTTTCTTGATTTTTATCATCGTCAAATAGTAGTGATGACGAGAGTTCTGGTTGCGTCCCTTTTACAAAATCAACAGTATTGTTTATTGCTGTAATGAACTTGTCAAAATC is a genomic window containing:
- a CDS encoding DUF4197 domain-containing protein, whose product is MRVKLIVWVLLFAMTGTAHGQLLKKLKKTAKTITSTTANGSSSALSNADYVKGLKEALNIAANNSAVTASTIDGFNKNVDIRIPFPQDAIVVKNYAVKMGLKPQVDVFEEKLNRAAELAAKKAAPIFLSAIQSMSITDATGIAMGEKNAATQYLRKTSGVELSNQFKPIVAEALASVSIAKYWKPLADSYNKVSLFIGKEQVNANLEEYVTSKAVDGLFLLVEKEEANIRKEPVKYGSDLLKKIFTTK
- the ftcD gene encoding glutamate formimidoyltransferase, yielding MEQRLIECVPNFSEGNDMAIIKQITDQIESVDGVKLLDVDPGKATNRTVVTFVGTPEEVCEAAFRATKKAKELIDMSKHHGAHPRFGATDVLPLIPVANITMEEVVAYAHKLAKRIGDELDYPVYCYENAAFDEKRRNLAYCRSGEYEALPEKLTKPEWKPDFGPAKFVAETGAIAVGARNFLIAVNFNLNTTSTRRANAVAFDVREKGRPVREGNPVTGKKKLDENGKEIWTPGTLKGTKAIGWFIDEYGVAQVSMNITDINQTPLHVAFEEVKRKADARGLRVTGTEIVGLVPASVIMDAGKYFLAKQQRSAGIADEEIIKIAIKSMGLDELYPFEPNKKIVEEMIKDEKKQLIDLTVTGFAIETASESPAPGGGSIAAYMGALGAALGTMVANLSAHKPGWDDRWEEYSKVAEQGKSYMDQLLRMVDEDTNAFNKIMDALSLPKKTDEEKNARKKAIQDATRYATEVPYKTMLLCYDSMQVMLEMAKKGNPNSVSDAGVGALAARSGVYGAYLNVCINAKGLEDQKFASEILENANGLLTKTICLEQEILRIVMEIINK
- the pnuC gene encoding nicotinamide riboside transporter PnuC, translated to MVSWIAENYVEVVGAALGLIFLYLEIKEKVWLWPVGLLSSIFYVVIFFEAKFYADMGLQVYYVVISIYGWYRWWRGAGGHSHNNLPIVNLKFGLGVKLLAINTALFFGIAEILRRFTDSPIPYWDAFTTSLSIIATWMLAKKIIEQWWIWVIANFVSTCLFVWRGLYPSVVLFFFYTVMAFVGYYSWRKTLRVQKKDAEQC
- the panB gene encoding 3-methyl-2-oxobutanoate hydroxymethyltransferase; the encoded protein is MSVESNVRVVTTHRLAEMKAKGEKIAMLTAYDYSMARILDAAGIDVLLVGDSASNVMAGHKSTLPITLDQMIYHAQSVVRAVKRALVVVDLPFGTYQGNSKEALASAIRIMKESEADAVKLEGGAEVIESVQRILSAGIPVMGHLGLTPQSIHKFGTYTVRAKEQAEAEKLVQDAHLLEVAGCFAVVLEKIPASLGTRVASELKIPIIGIGAGNGVDGQVLVSHDMMGITHEFSPRFLRRYLNLYDEMKEAVEMYVKDVKSSDFPNDKEQY
- a CDS encoding thiamine diphosphokinase, coding for MLNSDVTVILADGEFPSHPTALNILRFCSRVICCDGAAAKLVASGIRNPDFVVGDLDSIDQNLVEELNGKVVHFETQDTNDLTKAFEFAIDSGYQDIVILGATGLREDHTLGNISLLMNYAERANVRMYTNYGFFVALRSSSRIESEKGQQVSVFSFTPDVPISYQGLKWDITNRPLKMWWEGTLNESLGDYFTIEFENAKVVVYLAYMDVKK
- the hutI gene encoding imidazolonepropionase, whose translation is MKLLVKNIKKLVQVEDLPKRWVAGKDMQTLPCVDNAYLLIRDGLIADFGPMEFCPTGTDAEEVDATGRMVFPSFCDSHTHIIYAGSREIEYIDKIRGLSYEEIAKRGGGILNSAQRLREASEDELFEAAMERVNEIISLGTGAVEIKSGYGLSTDSELKMLRVAQRIKRESPITVKTTFLGAHAVPAEYKGRQSEYVDLIINEMIPAVAAENLADFIDVFCDKGFFTVEETERMMEAGAKYGMRPKIHANELALSGGIQAGVRYSALSVDHLEFTEKDEMESLLSSTTMPTVLPGAAFFLEMEYPPVRKMMEAGLPVALASDYNPGSSPSGDMKFILSLACVKMKMLPEEAINAATINSAYAMGLSETHGSISRGKIANFFITKPIPSYEYMPYAYTQKLVDEVYLHGEKVCNK
- a CDS encoding RluA family pseudouridine synthase, which codes for MAFNPNNIIYEDNHILAYNKQVGDIVQGDKTGDQPLSEIIKVFIKERDAKPGNVFLGVTHRIDRPTTGVVIFAKTSKALERMNALFRDGGVAKTYWAIVKSRPEKNEDLLVNYLVRNEKQNKSYAYDEPKKDSKEAKLRYKVVAQSDNYSLLEVALMTGRHHQIRTQLSKIGSPIKGDLKYGFSRSNPDGGICLHARKVEFVHPVKKERLVIEAPVPDDALWKYFEKILWKEG